From a single Micromonospora carbonacea genomic region:
- a CDS encoding DUF6912 family protein: MNDELVRVYVPAIVPMLARLPEQGLPETDAHAVTPALREWYAEGDEEELEYVAFTRAAQDALLLLRDDPAAPRRRVVISVDVPAAALRRTDDVLGSSAVRLVRPVPVSAVAALHVDGDVAVADVSAAADVAAEALAGDPDAQFTVDGAEDHELEWYDVTELEQLLRVAS; the protein is encoded by the coding sequence GTGAACGACGAGCTTGTCCGGGTGTACGTGCCGGCGATCGTGCCCATGCTCGCCCGCCTGCCCGAGCAGGGGCTGCCCGAGACGGACGCGCACGCCGTCACCCCCGCCCTGCGCGAGTGGTACGCCGAGGGCGACGAGGAGGAGCTGGAGTACGTCGCCTTCACCCGCGCCGCCCAGGACGCCCTGCTCCTGCTGCGCGACGACCCGGCCGCGCCCCGCCGCCGCGTGGTGATCTCCGTCGACGTGCCGGCCGCCGCGCTGCGCCGCACCGACGACGTGCTCGGCTCCAGCGCCGTCCGGCTGGTGCGCCCGGTGCCGGTGTCGGCCGTGGCCGCTCTGCACGTGGACGGCGACGTCGCGGTCGCCGACGTGTCGGCCGCCGCCGACGTGGCCGCCGAGGCCCTGGCCGGCGACCCCGACGCCCAGTTCACCGTCGACGGCGCGGAGGACCACGAGCTGGAGTGGTACGACGTCACCGAGCTGGAGCAGCTCCTGCGCGTCGCCTCCTGA